In one window of Vanrija pseudolonga chromosome 5, complete sequence DNA:
- the pkn3 gene encoding Serine/threonine-protein kinase pkn3, with the protein MIKNLKNLKFRTKGTAPRSFPTLSVETVHYLAYHGADFERLTPSLFEQDGEGVPLGVADGSNQPSTAGTPRDVASLACVDAPEMFGAGGFVGSASMLDAVLAAAPSPLSGVEHATDPLTVDSARDSEQEGEMCSVSLGGAVHVATEEVPLFSPNGGGEICYSPDLANKLGAGAYGTVYRGTVLRGGVSMPAAIKEIEWECDRDDQPRPCSSFRREVEVTLRVSHPNAVSPLAWVENHRGRNTKSLIAYELAQGDMEDLQKRVQEEKEDKKKSNLEPIVVTSMLVQMLDALAKVHAGGILHRDIKPANILFKGERGQESFLLADFGGAVILDQDGTAANNRGKGTVFMRPPEVKANKGPVGPAYDIFSLGATAFTLLLGFGNYPIKSKQCECVDPAAGVNLAGSGASFVTQRLILGMVSEKPEDRPSVSSALRLAREAHEFEKRRLESASAPVAQVTWQSIQGPVVQPAGRQHVKVGTVLMEPPVKRTPVVEAVRVPVAQATWASPVAGVRVDPVGRVPPARTGCHTSDFYDFCRIYEVPRPPGVWSRLVRKIVTPFTRLRRTNVGLGNHVR; encoded by the exons ATGATTAAGAACCTCAAGAACCTCAAGTTCCGTACGAAGGGtactgcgccgcgctccttcCCGACTCTGTCGGTGGAGACGGTGCATTACCTTGCGTACCACGGCGCCGACTTCGAGCGCCTTACGCCGAGCCTTTTCGAGCAGGATG GTGAAGGTGTTCCCCTTGGTGTGGCGGACGGTAGCAACCAGCCTTCAACGGCTGGCACGCCGAGAGATGTCGCCTCCCTGGCGTGTGTTGATGCCCCCGAGATGTTTGGAGCGGGCGGATTCGTTGGGTCAGCGTCCATGCTTGACGCTGTTCtcgctgccgcgccgtcgccgctctcggGTGTGGAGCACGCCACCGACCCCCTGACGGTGGACTCCGCTCGGGACTCGGAGCAGGAGGGCGAGATGTGCAGTGTCTCCCTAGGAGGTGCTGTCCATGTCGCCACCGAGGAAGTCCCACTGTTCTCGCCTaacggcgggggcgagatCTGCTACTCGCCCGACCTGGCGAACAAGCTGGGTGCGGGCGCGTACGGCACGGTGTACCGGGGAACCGTGCTCCGCGGTGGCGTGTCGATGCCGGCAGCCATCAAGGAGATCGAGTGGGAGTGTGACCGCGACGACCAGCCCCGACCCTGCTCTTCCTTCCGCAGGGAGGTCGAAGTCACCCTCAGAGTCAGCCACCCGAACGCGGTGAGCCCGCTGGCTTGGGTTGAGAACCATCGCGGTCGAAACACCAAGTCCCTCATTGCGTACGAGCTTGCGCAGGGGGACATGGAGGACCTTCAGAAGAGGGTccaggaggagaaggaggacaagaagaagtCTAACCTCGAGCCAATTGTGGTGACGAGCATGCTGGTTCAGATGCTCGATGCCTTGGCAAAGGTTCACGCTGGCGGTATCCTCCACCGCGACATTAAGCCTGCGAACATCTTGTTCAAGGGCGAGCGTGGCCAGGAGAGTTTTCTCTTGGCGGACTTCGGAGGCGCGGTCATCCTTGACCAGGATGGAACCGCAGCAAACAATCGGGGCAAGGGCACGGTTTTCATGCGCCCtcccgaggtcaaggccaaCAAGGGCCCCGTTGGGCCGGCGTACGACATCTtctccctcggcgccacaGCATTCACGCTTCTTCTCGGCTTCGGGAATTACCCCATCAAGTCGAAACAGTGTGAGTGCGTGGACCCAGCGGCTGGAGTCAACCTTGCTGGGAGTGGGGCCTCGTTTGTTACGCAGCGACTCATTCTCGGCATGGTCTCCGAAAAGCCGGAGGACCGCCCCTCTGTGAGCTCCGCACTCAGGCTCGCGCGTGAGGCGCATGAGTTTGAGAAGCGTCGGCTTGAGAGTGCTTCTGCCCCTGTCGCTCAGGTTACATGGCAGAGTATTCAGGGCCCCGTCGTTCAACCGGCGGGGAGGCAGCACGTGAAGGTGGGGACGGTGCTCATGGAGCCGCCGGTGAAGCGAACACCAGTCGTGGAAGCGGTGAGGGTTCCTGTTGCGCAAGCGACATGGGCCTCTCCCGTGGCGGGGGTTCGAGTTGATCCGGTTGGCAGGGTGCCTCCCGCCCGCACGGGCTGCCACACGAGTGACTTCTACGACTTCTGTCGTATTTACGAAGTACCTCGTCCCCCTGGAGTGTGGTCGCGCCTTGTGCGCAAGATTGTCACGCCGTTTACCCGCCTACGGCGCACCAACGTTGGTCTGGGCAACCACGTTCGGTGA
- the PEPKR2 gene encoding Serine/threonine-protein kinase PEPKR2: MFPLAAFLYLALSSLRVALTPAAELERIRELAVGNSVFASADLVNLVLAEVFLRLRLPRLSLASPAAAFTFSLGLDFRTLSLVSFPQLLANGDFLKRMRQARRLGYKYVSTPLGHMAILERLYIGDQTMCNLGLYQYGLAVYEVAIKSCSIACPLYDNEVRALKTLRHPRILPLLFAGKIGSRGQIITDHMSGGSLAHRLTEDMDQIFSFENVRQALLVFRDILEGIQHMHENGWIHRNLSPANVLFNKFDRVVLAGFRHALKVIPGIDLSTCDLFAFSPSYSSPESFLNEWSKGSDIYSACAILYTCLTGSAPCPIEHDGLYQPAGFFDNFWLQKFEDGNGNTSCKIGRIQDMLIEGLAINAADRPTASALIETVNDILTADGGKAAYADDVDHDDYDMVGHDEAPPMSWIGYPDAEREAKIFRPSLKNRVSAKVDKVAHRGFKSIKAVFRPRA; the protein is encoded by the exons ATGttccccctcgccgccttcctctACCTCGCCCTCTCCTCCCTCCGTGTCGCCCTCACCCcggctgccgagctcgagcgcatccgcgagctcgctgtCGGCAACTCGGTCTTCGCCTcggccgacctcgtcaacctcgtcctGGCCGAGGTCTTCCTCCGtctccgcctcccccgcctctctctcgcctcccccgccgccgcctttACCTTCTCGCTTGGGCTCGACTTCCGCACCCTGTCCCTGGTGTCGTTTCCTCAGCTCCTCGCGAACGGCGACTTCCTCAAGCGCATGCGCCAGGCCCGTCGACTCGGTTACAAATACGTTTCGACTCCGCTTGGTCACATGGCCATCCTCGAGCGTTTGTACATTGGTGATCAGACCATGTGCAACCTCGGTCTCTACCAGTACGGTCTCGCTGTCTACGAGGTGGCAATCAA GAGCTGTTCCATTGCCTGCCCCCTCTACGACAATGAGGTCCGCGCTCTCAAGACCCTGAGGCACCCGCGCATCCTCCCCCTTCTCTTCGCTGGTAAAATCGGTTCCCG TGGCCAGATCATTACGGACCACATGTCTGGCGGCTCGCTTGCCCACCGCCTCACCGAGGACATGGACCAGATTTTCAGCTTTGAGAATGTCCGCCAGGCTCTGCTCGTCTTCAG GGACATCCTCGAGGGCATCCAGCACATGCACGAGAATGGTTGGATCCACCGCAACCTTTCGCCGGCGAACGTCCTGTTCAACAAGTTCGaccgcgtcgtgctcgctggcTTCCGCCATGCCCTCAAGGTGATCCCGGGTATCGACCTGTCGACTTGCGACCTGTTTGCCTTTTCCCCCTCCTACTCTTCGCCGGAGTCCTTCCTCAACGAGTGGTCGAAGGGAAGCGACATCTACTCTGCCTGCGCCATCCTCTACACGTGCCTCACGGGTTCTGCTCCTTGCCCCATTGAGCACGATGGCCTCTACCAGCCGGCAGGGTTCTTCGACAACTTCTGGCTCCAGAAGTTTGAGGACGGAAACGGCAACACGTCTTGCAAGATCGGCAGGATCCAGGACATGCTCATCGAGGGCCTCGCcatcaacgccgccgaccgcccGACCGCCTCTGCCCTCATTGAGACGGTTAACGACATCCTCACGgcggacggcggcaaggctgcctacgccgacgacgtcgaccacgacgactacgacATGGTCGGCCACGATGAGGCTCCTCCGATGTCCTGGATCGGATACCCCGACGCAGAGCGCGAGGCCAAGATCTTCCGCCCCTCGCTCAAGAACCGCGTGAgcgccaaggtcgacaaGGTTGCCCACCGGGGCTTCAAGTCGATCAAGGCCGTCTTCCGCCCACGCGCGTAA
- the bglL gene encoding putative beta-glucosidase L → MRVALLLSLAILARAASPGETDASAPTAAAGNAAGAAQGAGVGGASTDKGTSTAPAAANATAAADPPCKFCTVPDGYTAESIPAPLHIQGQFSPRWRKAHKKAQRYLKGWSVEDKVGLVTGAGWMIGQCVGNILPNPSKNFSGLCLEDSPLGVRFADYVSAFPAAINVASTFDKDLMYERGKAMGEEFRGKGVHVALGPMTNMGRVAAGGRNWEGFGADPYLSGWGTYQTVLGLQDANVQATVKHYIGNEQEHARTTSSSNIDDRTMREIYSHPFLRAVQADVASVMCSYNLINGSWGCQNEKTLNGILKTDFGFAGYVMSDWDATHSGVHAVNSGLDMDMPGDIGFSGGAKRYWGANLVEAVKNGSVPADRLDDMAKRVLASWFLVGQDKNYPETNFDAWHVGGPNNSHVDVQDDHYEVIRRIGAASTVLLKNVGGALPLHKPRNLALIGSDLGPSPHGPNGFPDRGGNLGTLAMGWGSGTVNFPYLVDPLQAIQPRARQDRTSVNWFFSDWDLTGAKAVAANNEVVIVGINSDSGEQYITVDGNMGDRNNLTVWNNGEELVKAVASVNNNTIVVVHSVGPIDMEAWIDHPNITGVLWAGLPGQESGNSLVDILYGDYNPSARLPYTIARNRTDYGVDVDCITTGDETNINYTEGLFIDYRHFLEKGLKPRYPFGYGGSYTTFSYANIEVSVIDDNERRDGGGNSTGGDTSNDGTTAAAGDGGAGGKGGDGGAGGAGGAGGAGGAGGAGGAGGAGGAGGAGGAGGAGGAGGAGGAGGAGGAGGAGGAGGAGGAGGAGGKGGDGGKGGDGGKGGDDCDGDKPAIGAFLDDELQRPRWLITAEITNNGTVYGCEVPQLYLAFPKDSGEPPRVLRDFARVTLDVGDTETVEFKLSNYDVSIWDVVTQKWTIPKGTFKAIVARNSFDEDGVETDFNPSSSS, encoded by the exons atgcgcgtcgccctcctcctctccctcgccatcctcgcgcgcgccgcctcaCCAGGCGAAACCGACGCAAGCGCACCCACGGCAGCTGCGGGCaacgccgccggtgccgctcAAGGCGctggtgtcggcggcgccagcactGACAAGGGcacgagcaccgcgccggccgccgccaacgctactgctgctgccgaccCGCCGTGCAAGTTCTGCACTGTCCCAGACGGGTACACGGCCGAGTCGAtccccgccccgctccaCATCCAAGGCCAGTTCTCACCCCGCTGGCGCAAGGCGCACAAGAAGGCCCAGCGATACCTCAAGGGCTGGagcgtcgaggacaaggtcggcctcgtcaccggcgccggctggaTGATCGGCCAGTGCGTCGGCAACATCCTGCCCAACCCCAGCAAGAACTTCTCGGGCCTCTGCCTCGAGGACTCGCCCTTGGGCGTCCGATTCGCCGACTATGTCAGCGCCTTCCCTGCCGCCATCAATGTTGCCTCGAC GTTCGACAAGGACCTCATGTACGAACGTGGCAAGGCCATGGGAGAAGAGTTCCGCGGCAAGGGCGTTCACGTCGCACTCGGCCCAATGACCAACATGGGTCgtgtcgccgctggcggcagGAACTGGGAAGGCTTCGGTGCCGACCCGTACCTCTCAGGCTGGGGAACGTACCAGACCGTCCTCGGTCTCCAAGACGCCAATGTACAAGCAAC CGTCAAGCACTACATTGGCAACGAGCAAGAGCACGCCCGcacgacgtcctcgtccaaCATTGACGACCGCACCATGCGCGAGATCTACTCTCACCCGTTCCTGCGCGCGGTGCaggccgacgtcgcgtcCGTCATGTGTTCGTACAACCTTATCAACGGCTCGTGGGGCTGCCAAAATGAGAAGACCCTCAACGGTATCCTCAAGACCGACTTTGGCTTTGCTGGCTACGTCATGTCCGACTGGGACGCCACCCACTCGGGTGTCCACGCTGTCAACAGCGGTCTCGACATGGACATGCCCGGCGACATTGGATTCTCGGGCGGCGCCAAGCGCTACTGGGGCGCAAACCTTGTTGAGGCGGTCAAGAACGGCAGCGTGCCAGCGGATCGTCTCGATGACATGGCGAAGCGTGTACTTGCGTCGTGGTTCCTCGTCGGGCAGGACAAGAACTACCCCGAGACCAACTTTGACGCCTGGCACGTTGGTGGTCCAAACAACAGCCACGTCGATGTCCAGGACGACCACTACGA GGTGATTCGCAGGATTGGTGCCGCATCGACAGTCCTTCTCAAGAACGTCGGCGGTGCTCTGCCCCTCCACAAGCCCCGCAACCTCGCTCTCATCGGCTCTGACCTCGGCCCATCGCCTCACGGCCCCAACGGCTTCCCGGACCGCGGTGGTAACCTCGGCACCCTTGCCATGGGTTGGGGCTCTGGCACCGTCAACTTCCCCTATCTCGTTGACCCCCTGCAAGCCATCCAGCCCCGCGCTCGACAGGACCGCACGTCTGTCAACTGGTTCTTCAGCGACTGGGACCTCACGGGTGCCAAGGCTGTTGCCGCGAATAACGAAGTCGTCATTGTGGGCATCAACTCGGACTCTGGTGAGCAGTACATCACCGTCGATGGCAACATGGGAGACCGCAACAACCTCACGGTTTGGAACAACGGCGAagagctcgtcaaggccgtTGCCTcggtcaacaacaacaccatcGTCGTTGTTCACTCGGTCGGCCCAATCGACATGGAGGCCTGGATCGACCACCCCAACATCACCGGTGTTCTCTGGGCTGGTCTGCCAGGTCAAGAGTCTGGcaactcgctcgtcgacatctTGTATGGCGACTACAATCCCTCGGCGCGTCTCCCTTACACCATCGCCCGCAACCGCACCGACtacggcgtcgacgtggaCTGCATCACCACCGGTGATGAGACCAACATCAACTACACTGAGGGCCTCTTCATCGACTACCGCCACTTCCTCGAGAAGGGCCTCAAGCCTCGCTACCCCTTCGGATACGGTGGAAGCTACACGACTTTCTCCTACGCCAACATCGAGGTCTCGGTCATTGATGACAACGAGAGGCGTGATGGTGGCGGCAACAGCACTGGGGGCGACACCAGCAACGACGGCACGACGGCTGCCgctggtgacggcggcgctggagggaagggtggcgacggcggtgctggcggtgctggcggtgctggcggtgctggcggtgctggcggtgctggcggtgctggcggtgctggcggtgctggcggtgctggcggtgctggcggtgccggtggtgctggcggtgccggtggtgctggcggtgccggtggtgctggcggtgccggtggtgctggcggtgccggtggtgctggcggtgccggcggcaagggaggtgatggcggcaagggcggcgacggaggcAAGGGAGGTGACGACTGCGACGGCGACAAACCCGCCATtggcgccttcctcgacgacga ACTCCAGCGCCCTCGCTGGCTCATCACCGCCGAGATCACCAACAACGGCACCGTTTACGGCTGCGAGGTGCCGCAACTCTATCTCGCCTTCCCCAAGGATTCTGGCGAGCCTCCTCGTGTTCTCCGCGACTTCGCCCGCGTAACCCTCGATGTCGGCGACACCGAGACGGTCGAGTTCAAGCTGTCAAACTACGACGTATCCATCTGGGACGTCGTGACGCAGAAGTGGACCATTCCCAAGGGTACCTTCAAGGCCATCGTTGCCCGGAACTCCtttgacgaggacggcgtcgagaccGACTTCAACCCCTCCAGCAGCTCATAG
- the SPBC146.08c gene encoding S1-like domain-containing protein, with translation MAPRDKDPEYSPASLPEDHRLVKLGPPQGSGNFTCTDTDGVERLVEMPGKVRRVSYAARGSFAFIKLFPESDARLAGEIVHVVQGTEIKAWRRAGEWPAAFDVETTPAEAPAPAADSDDDDEPLPENPNRRHIIVDESDSEEDSDDE, from the exons ATGGCCCCGCGCGACAAGGACCCAGAGTActcccccgcctccctcccGGAGGACCACAGGCTAGTCAAGCTCGGCCCCCCGCAGGGCTCGGGCAACTTTACCTGCACCGAcacggacggcgtcgagcggctcgtcgaGATGCCCGGCAAGGTGCGGCGCGTGAGCTATGCTGCGCGGG GATCCTTCGCGTTCATCAAGCTCTTCCCCGAGTCGGACGCGCGGCTGGCCGGCGAGATCGTGCACGTCGTCCAGGGCACCGAGATCAAGGCGTGGAGACGGGCAGGCGAGTG GCCCGCAGCCTTCGATGTCGAGACTACGCctgccgaggcgccggcacccgccgccgacagcgacgacgacgacgagcccctGCCCGAGAACCCCAACAGGCGGCACATCATCGTCGACGagtccgactcggaggaggacagcgacgacgagtag
- the mpaC gene encoding Non-reducing polyketide synthase mapC, translating to MWPFTDSVPALPQVDPNFTDHVYATKHGVELLLRVWKADPTRPDGTPAPATEHNAQPWILWAHGGGFTGGTHYVPPAWVLPAFLRSGVHVVSYAYRLAPHASLADQVEDARDALHWCRDHLPCFLGDVVDVDAYAVGGESAGGTLALLNGFLSPRPRAVVDVYGISDFADPYYEPRITGCGYDPGVMSGKFSEHEIETAISDRDLTYALLDVPRLAPYGGIEHEHAAVERYKKRALAPEFEYTAAHRLRADVKTHIQATGRMLRTITRYEAYDEPKDWEVANAAQGPLGRLEADADKAAFPPTFFLHGTGDKVVPLVHSTKLAATLTGLGVDVGEAYEPDQDHGFDEKYTGPEVEGWDTYIAPLVKFVVRHLRGRQE from the exons ATGTGGCCCTTCACCGACAGCGTGCCGGCCCTGCCGCAGGTCGACCCCAACTTCACCGACCACGTCTATGCGACCAAGCACGgtgtcgagctgctcctgcGCGTTTGGAAGGCCGACCCGACGAG GCCCGACGGCACCCCGGCCCCCGCGACCGAGCACAATGCCCAGCCTTGGATCCTCTGggcccacggcggcggcttcacCGGCGGCACGCACTACGTCCCGCCGGCGTGGGTGCTGCCCGCGTTCCTCCGTAGCGGCGTGCACGTCGTGTCGTACGCATACCGCCTGGCGCCgcacgcctcgctcgccgaccaggtggaggacgcgcgcgacgcgctccacTGGTGCCGGGACCACCTGCCGTGCTTCCTCGgggacgtggtcgacgttgacgcgtacgctgtcggcggcgagtcggccggcggcACGCTTGCCCTGCTCAACGGCTTCCtctcgccgcgcccgcgcgccgtggtcgacgtGTACGGCATCTCGGACTTTGCAGACCCGTACTACGAGCCGCGGATCACGGGGTGCGGGTATGACCCGGGCGTCATGTCTGGCAAGTTCAGCGAGCACGAGATCGAGACGGCCATCTCGGACCGCGACCTCACCTATGCGTTGCTTGATGTCCCCCGTCTTGCGCCGTACGGCGGCatcgagcacgagcacgccgctgtcgagcggtacaagaagcgcgcgctcgccccaGAGTTCGAGTACACGGCCGCGCACCGtctccgcgccgacgtcaagaCGCACATCCAGGCGACGGGCCGCATGCTGCGCACGATCACGCGGTACGAGGCGTACGACGAGCCAAAGGACTGGGAGGTGGCCAACGCCGCCCAGGGcccgctcggccgcctcgaggccgatgcCGACAAGGCGGCCTTCCCGCCGACCTTCTTCCTCCACGGGAccggcgacaaggtcgtgcCGCTCGTCCATTCGACCAAGCTTGCTGCGACGCTCACAGGCCTCGGTGTCGATGTCGGAGAGGCGTATGAGCCGGATCAGGACCACGGCTTTGACGAGAAGTACACT GGacccgaggtcgagggctgGGACACGTACATTGCTCCGTTGGTCAAGTTTGTCGTTAGGCATCTGCGCGGTCGCCAGGAATGA
- the PAM16 gene encoding Mitochondrial import inner membrane translocase subunit TIM16, which yields MSAPRAMAELVVSSIRIFGKAMAAAGKQAARNARHKPEGAPDARPVGGAGSKNKITNDLQMTIDEAHLILNVKKDAPMEAVLKQYEAIFKANGPPAPPPEPAPGSPQAAALAAQKARGGPKAKKGPTHSHYLQSKVYRALERIKAERADELGAAAAAEGAAAEGAAAAEGAAAAGEAAAAEAPKPGDKSA from the exons ATG TCGGCACCAAGGGCcatggccgagctcgtcgtctcgtcgatCCGGATATTCGGCAAGGcgatggccgcggcgggaAAGCAGGCTGCTAGGA ACGCACGACACAAGCCGGAAGGCGCGCCGGACGCGCGTCcagtcggcggcgcgggcagcaAGAACAAGATCACCAACGACCTCCAGATGACGATTGACGAGGCCCACCTCATCCTCAACGTCAAGAAGGACGCGCCGATGGAGGCTGTGTTGAAA CAATACGAGGCCATTTTCAAGGCCAACGGCCCTCCCGCCCCTCCTCCCGAGCCCGCACCAGGATCGCCCCAggctgccgccctcgcggcgcagaAGGCCCGCGGCGGacccaaggccaagaagggcCCCACGCACTCGCACTACCTCCAGAGCAAGGTCTACCGTGCGCTTGAGAGGATAAAGGCGGAGCgggcggacgagctcggagccgccgcggcggcggagggtgctgccgctgagggtgcggcggcggcggagggagctgccgctgctggtgaggctgcggcggctgaGGCGCCCAAGCCTGGAGACAAGTCGGCGTAA
- the POLL gene encoding DNA polymerase lambda has protein sequence MSRRAQATADHDPPTAGDLWEKLDELDNADWWRDTEEEDRAFRKYVEDDIAKRWHTRPQDSSPSAGNTSVLEAPAGQTVPSSSPNEPENTTTAAFPTPTYANQLASAPSPSDGISGLPEVTPLRARALAYTQAPTPTVSTPSLRPRLPAPPTVTTAPTVATAATSSKTFATPPNVATPSQTPRVPDSVGQGRRDDPATPVPLGAAIEGKRNYQQLTKHFEDFSKALKDVAVPPPTRGRGRGRGLGRSGSRAPSLLGLGGTIFKGLRFCIPPETNQVNKHKQRWDIISKLGGEVVLQPDTAITHVIYDSGRSAAVLARELGIESLTELPEGTMCVKWEWVAQCKMAGKVLDATAWLSFPRTTFTRTVSVGAAQSRITDTTQKLRGSSGVVTRKRAARSDSESESSERRQATKFAFRPVLPTRSTVAAAPPVVPKTRTTVGTRHSITPGPGWVEPQAGEEDGLDVMIVGLRNGSIEDEDDEAGESDAEPSDEEPGNPNPWADRFKCGQKHDGSAATGPNEWLAKQFDDLHSKYEAMPGKNEFAIRGYQKTAGILRRTTYAITSGAQAKKIKGIGASMADRIDEFLTGAQGRAYYEDNEKARTMAVFHNVYGVGKKHAHDLWQQGARSLDDLRTKDFGLTEGQMVSSNVAVPLLTLQLGVELYEDLNTRISRDECRQIFQKIREAALAIDPDVWIEIMGSYRRGAESSGDVDILITRNPSDGITHVGVLKRLLASLHTSGILTHDLTTPSDYSALESKWMGVGRISPTAKYRRIDILTIPYDQWGAALIYFTGNEVFNRSLRLYARKKGFSLNQRGLYRGIIRDRKGEKMTEGEIIASRTEQDIFDVLGIRWRPPHERRP, from the exons ATGTCGAGGCGAGCTCAAGCAACGGCCGATCATGACCCCCCGACGGCGGGCGACCTGTGGGAGAAgttggacgagctcgacaacgCCGACTGGTGGAGGGAcaccgaggaagaggacCGCGCGTTTAGGAAgtacgtcgaggacgacatcGCCAAACGCTGGCATACGAGACCACAAGactcgtcgccatcggcaGGCAACACCTCGGTCCTCGAAGCTCCGGCAGGGCAGACCGTTCCGTCATCGTCCCCAAACGAGCCAGAAAACACAACGACGGCTGCCTTCCCTACCCCGACCTACGCGAACCAGCTCGCGTCAGCACCTTCACCGTCGGATGGCATATCTGGGCTCCCAGAGGTGACGCCCTTACGAGCACGCGCCCTCGCGTACACCcaggcgccgacgccgaccgtCTCGACACCTTCCCTCCGCCCGCGgctccccgccccgccaaCCGTCACAACGGCTCCGACtgtggcgacggccgcgacgtccAGCAAGACCTTTGCAACCCCACCCAACGTTGCCACTCCCTCACAGACACCACGCGTGCCCGATAGCGTGGGccaagggcggcgcgacgaccccgCCACTCCGGTGCCCCTCGGTGCCGCAATCGAAGGCAAGCGCAACTATCAGCAGCTCACCAAGCATTTCGAGGACTTCAGCAAGGCCCTCAAGGACGTCGCTGTCCCTCCTCCAACTCGTGGTCGCGGACGCGGGCGTGGTCTAGGGCGCTCGGGTTCGCGAGCCCCTTCtctcctcgggctcggtggCACCATCTTCAAGGGTCTGCGGTTCTGCATCCCACCCGAGACCAACCAGGTCAATAAGCACAAGCAGCGCTGGGATATT ATATCCAaactcggcggcgaggtcgttCTTCAACCTGATACGGCCATCACCCACGTCATCTATGACTCTGGGAGGTCGgctgccgtcctcgcgcgcgagctcggcatcgagtCTCTCACGGAGCTACCGGAGGGAACGATGTGCGTCAAGTGGGAGTGGGTGGCCCAGTGTAAGATGGCA GGCAAGGTTCTGGACGCCACCGCGTGGCTCAGCTTTCCTCGCACAACCTTCACTCGGACTGTATCTGTGGGCGCAGCACAGTCGCGGATCACAGACACCACTCAAAAGCTGAGAGGCAGTTCTGGCGTCGTTACTCG AAAGCGCGCTGCTAGAAGCGATTCGGAGAGCGAGTCCTCGGAGCGCCGCCAAGCTACTAAATTCGCGTTCCGCCCCGTCTTGCCAACGCGGTCCACTGTAGCTGCGGCTCCTCCTGTCGTTCCAAAAACTCGGACCACCGTGGGCACAAGACACTCGATCACCCCGGGCCCTGGTTGGGTCGAGCCACAGGCCGGTGAGGAAGACGGCCTGGACGTCATGATTGTTGGCCTGAGGAACGGCAGCATCGAAGATGAGGATGATGAA GCAGGGGAATCTGACGCAGAGCCCTCAGACGAGGAG CCGGGCAACCCCAATCCATGGGCTGATAGGTTCAAGTGCGGGCAGAAACACGATGGTTCAGCTGCGACCGGTCCGAACGAGTGGCTTGCCAAGCAGTTTGACGATCTACATTCCAAATACGAGGCCATGCCAGGGAAGAATGAGTTTGCCATCCGAGGATATCAAAAGA CTGCTGGCATCCTTCGTCGCACGACCTATGCCATCACCAGTGGAGCCCAAGCGAAGAAGATCAAAGGGATCGGCGCCAGCATGGCTGATAGG ATTGACGAGTTCCTCACCGGGGCTCAAGGGCGGGCTTACTACGAGGACAATGAGAAGGCACGTACCATGGCCGTGTTCCACAACGTCTATGGTGTAGGCAAGAAACACGCACACGACCTGTGGCAGCAAGGAGCACGCTCGTTGGACGATCTGAGGACCAAGGACTTTGGCCTGACTGAAGGGCAAATGGTGAGCTCCAATGTGGCGGTTCCCTTGTTGACTCTACAGCTCGGAGTAGAGCTCTACGAGGACTTGAACACCCGTATCTCTCGGGACGAGTGCAGACAGATCTTTCAAAAGATCCGCGAAGCAgccctcgccatcgaccCCGATGTCTGGATCGAGATTATGGGCAGCTATCGTCGTGGAGCTGAATCGTCGGGCGATGTGGACATTCTCATCACTCGCAACCCATCAGACGGCATCACACACGTAGGCGTACTCAAGCGCCTCCTTGCTTCGCTACACACGAGCGGCATTCTGACGCATGAC CTTACCACGCCGAGCGACTACTCTGCACTCGAGTCCAAGTGGATGGGAGTTGGCCGCATTAGCCCAACGGCTAAGTACCGACGCATCGACATCCTCACGATCCCTTACGACCAGTGGGGTGCAGCATTGATCTACTTCACGGGGAATGAGGTT TTCAACCGCAGCCTGCGCCTTTATGCCAGGAAGAAGGGCTTCTCGCTCAATCAGCGTGGCCTATATCGCGGCATCATCCGCGATCGCAAGGGGGAGAAGATGACGGAGG GCGAGATCATTGCCTCGCGCACCGAGCAAGATATATTTGACGTTTTGGGTATCAGGTGGAGGCCTCCGCATGAGCGCCGTCCATGA